The region gggcttttttttttttttttaacgaaAAATGTGCATATGGTGTGGATTTTTCGTAGAATTTTCTTTCGAATATCAATATGAAAAGAGGTTAAAAATTGATGACTTTATATATTTTTAGATATTTTTTTGTAGAAGATAAACTCTAAAATAAAAGTTGAAGAAAATGATTATATTAATCCTAAAAAAGTTAGTGATCCTATTTTaactccactctctctctctctctatatatatgtatatatatatatatagagagagagagagcgagagagagatagagagagataagctcaaatgtgttatttaatttgaaatttagtaaatctatcaaatatatttataaaacctTTAATGTTATGACACGCAAAAAGTTGTGTCATCTTTCTTTATGACAGAGGCTTTAAGGATACACAATGCGAGTCGTAACACGCAGTGCGTGTCGTCTTTGTTATGACAgtgacttccttgacacgcattacATGTCATAAGCACGCGTGttaaatgcgcgtcgtaaggttacgacatgcaaatgcatgtcgtcttcctttatgacagggtcttccttgacacgcatttacgTGTCATCTGTGgcttttatgacacgcaatgtgtgTCATTAAAGGCTGTTTTTGTAGTTGTGCCGTTTCCATTTGTTGTTTTATATTCTAATGATCAGATTAGGCTTAGGCACTCTTCCTGAAATCCTAGTGCAACCATTTCTAGAAAGGTTGCTGGCTAAAATCGTGGTATGTGTGGTGCCTCTATAAGCCAGTTTGTAGAAGCGATATACAAATCCAATCACCTAGCTCAAATTCGCAATGAGTGCCTCCCAGTATTCTTGACCTGTAATATGTGAGATTATAGCAAATTTTTTCAAGAGTTAACTTGCACAATGAGTGACATTGTTTCAATATTTTTGGGCTCCGAGCATATGAAATGTCCCTTTTTATTTACTATTATGTAGTAGCTCACAATACATGAAAACATCAGGAGAGTTCTAAGAATCCCTAAGATATCCATAGATATGAACTACATAATTTGATAGCCACAATTACACATCTTATGTCTTTAATAATCTACACATCAGcaccacaaaattttgaaatctcTTGGGAAACAAAATACATTGTCGGCCTCACTTCTGGATTATTATGCAAACATCTGATTGCCAAAGGTATGATGGCGGTCAACACCTTCTTTATATCTGTCGAGGGAACTGGAAGACGTTGATCCAGTAAATCTTCTAACTTCCTCGTCTCATCTGAGAGAGAGGTAATAATATCACTGGATGCTCTCCTTTGATCACTTCTAGTGCTAATACCCCAAAACTAAATACATCACACTTTTCAGTTACCTTTCTTGTATAAGCAAGttctgaaaaaaaatgaaaaaaataataataatgaatcATTCTCAATAATATGTTTAGAAAGAGAAGGACAAATTTATAACCTGGTAAAAGGTATCCATATGTTACAGCAAGAGCAGTCTCATTGTCCGTATTTGGGTCTAAAATCTTGGACGTGCCAAAATCTGACACACAAGCTTCACCCTCAAAGTCAAGTAGAATATTTTTGCTTGATATGTCTCGATGAACTATAGGGGGTGAGCAGTCATGATGCATATATGATAAAGCATGAGCAACGCCTTTGATTATATTCACTCTCTTGTCCCAGCCCAAAGTTTTAGCAGCTtcttttttcaacttttcaagTAAACTCCCTCCCTGCATGTACTCGTACACCAAAAAAGAGTGTTTTGAATTTGAACAATACCCATATAGCTTCACAATATTCCGATGCTTTATTTGAGTCAGTGTTTTCACCTCCTGTAAAAAACTATTACGATCAATGATCTCATTTGATGTCAACTTTGCTTTGTACACCTTCCCGCATCTCCCTTCTCCAATACAAAATGCTTCATTGAATTCCTCTGTCACATTTATGATTTCATCATATGTATCCTTTCCATTAAAGCTTGATAGTGAAAAGAAATCATCAGATTCGTGCTCCTCTACCAGTTGTGGGGTTGATGACAACATCTTCCTTCTGCGAAAGAAGATGACAATTCCAATGAACATGCTAAGAAGTAAAAGAATTCCAAGAATAAGTGCAAGCTTCTGGCCTTTGTTCGTATTATGCTTTTGCCCTATAAAATGATTGTAGCATTGTGGAACCCGGTAATGTTACCACATAAACCTTTATTCCCTTGTAAACTATCTATTGAAGCAGTCAAAAAGCCATTGCTGTTGGGAATGGGACCTTCCAAGTCATTGTAAGATACATCAATGCTGGACAAAACACGCATTGCTTCCATGGACTTTGGAATATTTCCAGAGAGCTTATTATGAGAAAGGTTCAGCTTCATCAG is a window of Lactuca sativa cultivar Salinas chromosome 1, Lsat_Salinas_v11, whole genome shotgun sequence DNA encoding:
- the LOC111909306 gene encoding MDIS1-interacting receptor like kinase 2 translates to MFIGIVIFFRRRKMLSSTPQLVEEHESDDFFSLSSFNGKDTYDEIINVTEEFNEAFCIGEGRCGKVYKAKLTSNEIIDRNSFLQEGGSLLEKLKKEAAKTLGWDKRVNIIKGVAHALSYMHHDCSPPIVHRDISSKNILLDFEGEACVSDFGTSKILDPNTDNETALAVTYGYLLPELAYTRKVTEKCDVFSFGVLALEVIKGEHPVILLPLSQMRRGS